The following are from one region of the Saccharomyces kudriavzevii IFO 1802 strain IFO1802 genome assembly, chromosome: 12 genome:
- the SKDI12G0570 gene encoding uncharacterized protein (similar to Saccharomyces cerevisiae YLR001C; ancestral locus Anc_5.219) — MNIKSIKYIIWLLPILGLTQALLQSPGDDFPFSTVIDILSENVEFSTFLRIIQKKGHVQYLNELQNFTLFAPVNSGFVKEDQITHPFEEHFNIEDYLMHDRVLEVRDLENGTYLEKRAKTAPLLLTKYEHRCFINEITVVEPDLQPSFQNASVQGIDNVLQTPPPINELLVQLDEETQDLKMFNDFMTSFSDYNAYTNTSTILVPLDANFQKYFNAIEMNYLSDRYKKLGKSNAISQGKWIADRNSLLQELIIDDIYGGILPNEIILRNKNDRSLSIESNSDGTLISVNNSDYSRISNRIFEIGVVHVFSGLDFLRKHIHFDAEKYLHGLNCSEFVKELYFRDLEELIQNGDRTTIFVPQASFNEDRGYTKPSILYHFVEDKINLEKDFSLLHKVQDLSTQIYDSAFCSSAKRLGGHCQKFKISRSNGGYYINGRFKILNTKPYEIGNTYIYSIEDDLKLPGDLVLSLPPQDHCSISLMLLKDLDLLNLPSNHKGYTILLPCVNSWDNNDLTVDYLKSNKTALDLLMKNLIFEELIYSNDYNVSAAVKNLYGNSVSIQVEEVVESRNLTKISVSNIKEDIFVERNSDIFFDQGVVHPINRLNFPVDLKITLKELIETTGTKEMFNYFEVFHDLSSIIRNNEEYSLLVPTASSIPLSGITVNSTDLRLFLELHLIPANETQNLLDCNGAITTKLGKQLNCRKDHLNNVFVSMQDDWSKEVRILKRGCTSGLKTSCVFLIDRPISLSWLDKEKYHLRLPGIAVGIGMIIGVTLTVSLLFCMIITRSGKAKDTDERGRADQATTPLVRPSPSLHNFSYSATALSQPTFEGSYSGNAIHRPRDIRKAGSEQSGNRSVSTS, encoded by the coding sequence ATGAATATTAAATCGATCAAATACATTATTTGGCTGCTGCCGATACTAGGACTAACACAAGCACTTCTACAAAGCCCCGGCGATGATTTTCCATTTAGCACAGTAATAGATATCCTCTCAGAAAACGTtgaattttcaacttttctgagaattattcaaaagaaggGCCATGTACAATACTTGAATGAACTGCAGAACTTTACACTTTTCGCCCCGGTCAATTCAGGTTTTGTTAAAGAGGATCAAATTACCCATCCATTTGAAGAGCATTTCAATATTGAGGATTACCTTATGCATGATAGGGTGTTGGAAGTGAGAGATCTCGAAAATGGTACCTACTTGGAGAAGAGAGCTAAAACAGCACCACTCCTGCTGACGAAGTATGAACATCGTTGTtttatcaatgaaattACCGTTGTTGAACCCGATTTGCAGCCAAGTTTCCAAAATGCTTCTGTACAGGGTATTGATAACGTGCTTCAAACACCACCTCCGATAAACGAGTTACTAGTACAACTAGACGAAGAAACGCAGGATTTAAAAATGTTCAACGATTTCATGACTAGTTTTTCAGACTATAATGCATACACAAATACGTCTACCATTTTGGTACCTTTAGATgcaaatttccaaaaatacTTCAATGCAATCGAAATGAACTATTTGAGTGACAGATATAAAAAACTGGGGAAATCAAATGCAATTTCTCAAGGCAAATGGATCGCTGACAGAAATTCCCTACTTCAAGAACTTATTATTGATGATATATATGGTGGTATTTTGCCCAACGAGATAATCctaagaaacaaaaacgaTAGGTCACTCTCAATCGAGAGCAATTCTGACGGCACACTAATAAGTGTAAATAATTCAGACTACTCACGTATATCAAATAGAATTTTTGAGATAGGCGTTGTGCACGTATTTTCTGGTCTAGACTTTTTACGAAAGCATATACACTTCGATGCTGAAAAGTATCTACATGGTTTGAACTGCTCAGAATTCGTAAAAGAGCTCTATTTCAGAGACCTCGAAGAGCTCATTCAAAACGGTGATAGAACCACCATATTCGTACCACAAGCTTCTTTTAATGAGGATCGTGGATACACAAAACCATCAATCCTATACCATTTCGTTGAAGACAAAATCAATCTTGAAAAGGACTTCTCGTTATTGCATAAAGTTCAAGACCTATCTACCCAGATTTATGACTCCGCGTTTTGCTCATCGGCTAAAAGGCTCGGTGGGCATTGCCAAAAGtttaaaatttcaagatcCAATGGGGGTTATTACATTAATGGTCGTTTCAAAATCCTTAATACTAAACCGTATGAAATCGGTAATACCTATATATATTCCATCGAGGATGACCTCAAATTGCCAGGTGATCTAGTGTTGTCTTTGCCGCCTCAAGATCACTGTTCTATTTCACTAATGCTTTTAAAGGACCTtgatcttttgaatttaccATCAAATCATAAGGGATACACGATACTGCTTCCATGTGTGAATTCATGGGACAATAATGATTTAACTGTAGATTATTTGAAGTCAAACAAAACGGCCTTAGACCTACTCATGAAGAACCTAATTTTCGAGGAACTTATTTATTCAAACGACTATAATGTTTCAGCCGCAGTCAAAAATCTATACGGAAACTCTGTATCTATTCAAGTAGAGGAAGTTGTAGAGAGTCGCAATCTGACAAAGATTTCAGTAAGCAATATAAAAGAGGATATATTCGTTGAGCGAAATTCCGATATATTCTTCGATCAAGGAGTCGTTCACCCTATAAACCGATTGAATTTTCCagttgatttgaaaataacaTTAAAAGAACTTATAGAAACTACTGGGACGAAAGAAATGTTCAATTATTTCGAAGTGTTTCATGACCTTTCTTCGATTATTCGAAATAACGAAGAGTACTCTCTTCTAGTGCCAACAGCGTCTTCTATTCCGTTAAGTGGCATAACAGTGAATTCGACAGATTTGAgattatttcttgaacttcATTTGATCCCTGCTAATGAAACGCAAAATTTGCTGGATTGTAACGGCGCCATTACCACAAAGTTAGGTAAGCAACTAAACTGCAGGAAAGACCATCTAAATAACGTCTTTGTTAGCATGCAGGACGATTGGAGCAAGGAAGTTAGAATTCTCAAAAGAGGTTGCACTTCTGGCTTGAAAACCTCATGTGTGTTCCTGATCGACAGACCCATATCCTTATCTTGGTTAGACAAAGAGAAATATCATTTACGTTTGCCAGGAATAGCAGTGGGAATTGGAATGATCATCGGAGTTACGTTGACtgtttcattattattttgtatGATAATCACTAGAAGCGGGAAAGCAAAAGACACCGATGAAAGAGGAAGAGCTGATCAAGCAACCACGCCACTAGTTCGACCCTCCCCCAGTCTCCATAATTTTTCCTATTCAGCAACAGCACTTTCTCAACCTACTTTTGAGGGATCATATTCTGGGAATGCCATTCATAGACCTAGGGATATACGAAAAGCAGGATCTGAACAAAGCGGCAACCGAAGTGTCAGCACTTCCTAA
- the THI73 gene encoding Thi73p (similar to Saccharomyces cerevisiae THI73 (YLR004C); ancestral locus Anc_5.227) gives MCSKSLRTNMSGESVDVEKRLANTDSCSVTTSSVNVDDADVALRFLKQNGLDESSMNVEDDSIPSKEANFYGSHELAPEVLRKVDLFILPFLCCTYLLMFLDKALLNYAASMGIKDHLKGDEFSNLGTIFSAAYIFMEPVVTYLIQKFPISKILGTFITIWGIVLACHAACKSYASLMIVRTLLGLFESSSAVGCIAISGMYYTKSEQSARIGFWATQAGTGYIVGGLISFGFLHYHGTAFTSWQIMFLVVGLVTVAFGVLTFLYLPDNVTNAWFLNKEEKIQVVEHIRANQTGLETKKFKKQQVKELFFHDKFTWPMLLLTACSQISTGAIGTFSVTITGTFGFDKYETALLQLPIGAITAMIILITTQMLSRWGHITLITTSMYIPAIIGCIVLISLPLSHKIGNLFSLYLLYSGSCVITNIYIWNSCNTSGYTKRVFRNAITMIVYNVSCIVAPQMFRAYSAPRYIPAKIALLVTQCVCVPLQLYIGYICKKENEKRDEEQEGQDKKKYQFLDLTDVENRNFRYIY, from the coding sequence ATGTGTAGCAAATCACTAAGAACAAATATGTCAGGAGAATCCGTGGATGTTGAGAAGAGGTTAGCTAACACTGATAGCTGTTCAGTGACTACCTCGAGTGTTAACGTGGACGATGCGGACGTTGCATTGAGATTCTTGAAGCAGAATGGCCTCGATGAAAGTTCCATGAATGTCGAGGATGATAGCATACCGAGCAAAGAGGCCAACTTCTACGGTTCTCATGAACTGGCGCCGGAAGTGCTGAGGAAGGTGGACCTCTTTATTTTGCCCTTTTTATGCTGCACGTACCTTTTAATGTTTCTGGATAAAGCTCTGCTGAACTATGCCGCATCCATGGGTATCAAGGACCATTTGAAAGGTGATGAGTTTTCCAATTTGGGTACCATTTTCTCCGCTGCTTATATTTTCATGGAACCTGTTGTTACATATTTGATTCAGAAATTCCCTATTTCCAAAATCCTGGGCACGTTTATTACCATCTGGGGTATTGTGTTGGCCTGTCATGCTGCTTGTAAGTCGTATGCCTCATTGATGATCGTCCGTACTCTTTTGGGTCTCTTTGAATCCTCAAGTGCAGTTGGTTGTATCGCTATTAGCGGAATGTACTATACTAAATCTGAGCAGAGTGCAAGAATCGGATTTTGGGCCACGCAGGCTGGTACTGGTTACATTGTCGGTGGGTTGATTTCTTTCGGATTTTTACATTACCATGGTACTGCTTTCACCTCCTGGCAAATTATGTTTTTGGTGGTCGGTCTGGTCACTGTTGCGTTTGGTGTTCTTACGTTCTTATACCTGCCAGATAACGTTACTAATGCGTGGTTCTtgaataaagaagaaaagattcAAGTTGTTGAGCATATCAGAGCTAATCAAACTGGTTtggaaacaaagaaattcaagaaacaaCAAGTTAAAGAACTATTCTTTCATGATAAATTTACCTGGCCTATGCTTTTATTGACTGCATGTTCTCAAATTTCAACCGGTGCTATTGGCACATTCTCAGTGACTATCACTGGTACTTTTGGGTTCGACAAGTATGAAACAGCATTACTGCAGTTGCCTATTGGTGCCATTACAGCTATGATCATTCTTATCACGACACAAATGTTGTCTCGTTGGGGTCATATCACGCTTATAACCACCTCCATGTATATTCCAGCCATCATAGGTTGTATTGTTCTCATCAGTTTACCATTGTCTCATAAGATCGGTAATTTATTTTCGCTGTACTTGCTTTACAGTGGTTCATGTGTCATTACCAACATTTACATATGGAACTCATGCAATACCTCCGGTTACACGAAGAGGGTTTTCAGAAATGCCATAACAATGATCGTATACAACGTTTCCTGTATTGTCGCCCCGCAGATGTTTAGAGCTTATTCTGCCCCACGTTACATCCCAGCAAAGATTGCCTTGTTAGTCACTCAGTGTGTTTGTGTTCCCTTACAATTATACATTGGTTATATCTGCAAGAAGGAGAACGAAAAACGTGACGAGGAACAAGAAGGTcaagacaagaagaagtacCAATTTTTGGACTTGACTGATGTTGAAAACAGAAACTTTAGGTACATTTACTAA
- the RTT109 gene encoding H3 histone acetyltransferase RTT109 (similar to Saccharomyces cerevisiae RTT109 (YLL002W); ancestral locus Anc_5.217) codes for MSLSDSLRSVLPANQQFEYLSLQSIPIETHAVVTSDRTDKRVAKHTIKTQHFFSLFHQEKVFFSLEVYVYITLWDEMDAERLVFVSKADTNGYCDTKVSIRDISKVLLKFILSIDPNYYLQKVKPIARPYQKMSIEMIHPASTPTKTLRTLAKRLKQFGGTNLEEAALSRFLQDFYHSWTCSRKILTKICLFTRPASQYLFPDSSKNHKKHILNGDQLLKWWSSILDSLLVDCFQNGTQAKLRIPGEDPARVRLYLRGMKYPLWQVGDIFTPNEKSLAVYSIPLFPDDPKARFIHQLAEEDRLLKVNSSTFWIELQERQEFKLSVTASVMGVSGYSLVTPTFLPSSADVIVPRSKKQFKGVKKYITGEEYDTEEGAVEAFLNIRDFLILRMATNLQSLTGKRECRASSPLGSTSNNNAVEVTLLKPRKKSKTQPTTHQR; via the coding sequence atgTCGTTAAGTGATTCCTTAAGGTCAGTTCTTCCTGCAAATCAACAATTCGAATATTTATCGTTACAGTCTATCCCAATAGAAACCCATGCTGTTGTAACATCAGATAGAACTGACAAGAGAGTCGCGAAACACACGATCAAGACTCAACACTTCTTTAGTCTCTTCCATCAGGagaaagttttcttttcattggAAGTGTATGTTTATATTACACTTTGGGATGAAATGGATGCCGAAAGATTAGTATTTGTATCGAAGGCAGATACTAATGGCTATTGTGATACGAAGGTAAGCATTAGAGACATATCAAAGGTGCTGCTTAAATTCATTTTATCAATTGATCCAAATTActatcttcaaaaagtGAAACCAATTGCCAGACCATACCAAAAGATGTCCATTGAGATGATTCATCCGGCAAGTACGCCTACTAAAACTTTAAGAACACTAGCTAAAAGGCTAAAACAGTTTGGAGGCACAAATCTCGAAGAAGCAGCGTTATCACGCTTCCTACAAGATTTCTACCATTCATGGACTTGCTCTCGTAAAATTTTGACCaaaatttgtttatttaCCAGACCTGCATCCCAGTACCTCTTTCCAGATTCTTCAAAGAACCACAAAAAGCATATACTAAATGGTGACCAGCTACTCAAATGGTGGAGTTCCATTTTGGATAGTCTTCTGGTAGATTGTTTTCAGAATGGTACACAAGCAAAATTGAGGATTCCAGGCGAAGATCCTGCTCGAGTAAGGTTATACCTAAGGGGAATGAAATACCCACTATGGCAAGTGGGTGATATATTCACTCCCAACGAAAAGTCTCTTGCAGTATATAGTATTCCATTATTCCCAGACGATCCTAAAGCTAGATTTATACATCAATTGGCTGAGGAAGACCGCCTGCTCAAGGTAAACTCCTCGACTTTCTGGATTGAGCTGCAAGAGCGCCAAGAGTTCAAATTGAGCGTTACAGCATCAGTAATGGGTGTATCAGGATATTCTCTTGTTACCCCAACCTTCCTTCCGTCTAGTGCTGATGTCATTGTGCCAAGGTCAAAGAAGCAGTTCAAGGGCGTCAAGAAGTACATCACTGGAGAAGAATACGATACCGAGGAAGGCGCCGTAGAGGCCTTTCTAAACATTCGCGACTTTCTGATTCTCAGAATGGCAACAAACCTTCAGTCTTTAACAGGGAAGAGAGAGTGTCGGGCAAGTAGCCCACTGGGCTCTACGAGTAATAATAACGCTGTGGAAGTAACCTTGTTGAAACCCCGTAAAAAGTCCAAAACCCAGCCTACGACACACCAGAGATAA
- the DNM1 gene encoding dynamin-related GTPase DNM1 (similar to Saccharomyces cerevisiae DNM1 (YLL001W); ancestral locus Anc_5.218) has protein sequence MASLEDLIPTVNKLQDVMYDSGIDTLDLPILAVVGSQSSGKSSILETLVGRDFLPRGTGIVTRRPLVLQLNNISPNSPLIEEDDSSVNPHDEVTKVSGFEAGTKPLEYKGRERNHADEWGEFLHIPGKRFYDFDDIKREIENETARIAGKDKGISKIPINLKVFSPHVLNLTLVDLPGITKVPIGEQPPDIEKQIKNLILDYIATPNCLILAVSPANVDLVNSESLKLAREVDPQGKRTIGVITKLDLMDSGTNALDILSGKMYPLKLGFVGVVNRSQQDIQLNKTVEESLDKEEDYFRKHPVYRTISTKCGTRYLAKLLNQTLLSHIRDKLPDIKTRLNTLISQTEQELAKYGGVGAITNENRASLVLQLMNKFSTNFISSIDGTSSDINTKELCGGARIYYIYNNVFGNSLKSIDPTSNLSVLDIRTAIRNSTGPRPTLFVPELAFDLLVKPQIKLLLEPSQRCVELVYEELMKICHKCGSAELARYPKLKGMLIEVISELLRERLQPARSYVESLIDIHRAYINTNHPNFLSATEAMDDIMKARKKRNRELSKSRLSQQENGHSNNANGTPSISSNVDQDSVKNSDYEDDGIDAESKQTKDKFLNYFFGKDKKGQPVFDASGKKRTISGEGNVEDFRNLQISDFSLDDMNDLENAEPPLTEREELECELIKRLIVSYFDIIREMIEDQVPKAVMCLLVNFCKDSVQNRLVTKLYKESLFEELLVEDQTLAQDRELCVKSLGVYKKAATLISNIL, from the coding sequence ATGGCCAGCTTAGAAGATCTTATCCCCACTGTTAACAAGTTGCAGGACGTTATGTACGATTCCGGGATCGATACACTCGATTTGCCAATTTTGGCTGTTGTCGGGTCCCAATCCTCTGGGAAATCATCCATCTTGGAGACTTTAGTCGGCAGAGATTTTTTACCCAGAGGTACTGGTATTGTCACCAGGAGACCGTTAGTCCTCCAACTGAATAATATATCTCCAAATTCCCCTCTAATAGAGGAAGATGATAGCTCCGTTAATCCTCATGACGAAGTTACAAAAGTGTCGGGATTTGAGGCCGGTACGAAACCTTTAGAGTACAAGGGTAGGGAAAGAAACCATGCGGATGAGTGGGGGGAATTCTTGCACATACCAGGAAAGCGGTTTTATGATTTCGATGATATCAAGAGAGAAATTGAGAATGAAACTGCAAGAATAGCCGGTAAAGATAAAGGTATCAGTAAGATTCCCATTAATTTGAAAGTATTTTCTCCACATGTTTTGAATCTAACATTAGTAGATTTGCCCGGAATTACGAAAGTCCCCATTGGAGAACAACCACcagatattgaaaaacaaattaaGAACTTGATTCTGGACTATATAGCCACTCCAAACTGTTTAATCTTGGCCGTTTCTCCAGCTAACGTTGATCTTGTTAACTCTGAATCTTTGAAGTTAGCTAGGGAGGTAGACCCTCAGGGCAAACGGACAATTGGTGTCATCACCAAGTTGGATTTAATGGATTCTGGTACTAATGCCCTAGATATCTTGTCTGGGAAAATGTACCCTTTGAAATTGGGGTTTGTTGGCGTAGTTAATCGTTCGCAACAGGATATCCAATTAAACAAGACAGTTGAAGAATCTTTGGACAAAGAAGAGGATTATTTTAGGAAGCATCCTGTTTATAGAACCATATCAACAAAATGTGGTACGCGCTACTTAGCCAAATTATTGAATCAAACGTTGCTGAGTCACATTAGAGATAAACTCCCAGATATTAAAACCAGGCTAAATACCTTGATCTCTCAAACAGAACAGGAGCTCGCTAAATATGGCGGCGTGGGAGCTATCacaaatgaaaatagaGCCAGCCTTGTTTTACAATTAATGAATAAGTTTTCTACAAACTTTATTTCATCTATAGATGGTACGTCTTCTGACATCAATACCAAGGAACTCTGTGGTGGTGCCCGTATTTATTATATTTACAATAACGTATTTGGAAATTCCTTGAAGTCAATCGATCCAACTTCTAATCTGTCTGTCCTTGACATTAGAACAGCAATTAGAAATTCTACTGGTCCTCGTCCTACGTTATTTGTTCCTGAGTTGGCATTCGATCTTTTGGTGAAACCTCAGATTAAGCTTCTACTGGAACCGTCTCAGCGTTGTGTGGAACTAGTTTATGAGGagttgatgaaaatatgCCATAAATGTGGCTCTGCTGAATTGGCCAGATACCCTAAACTAAAAGGTATGCTCATAGAAGTAATAAGTGAACTGCTCAGAGAAAGGTTACAACCTGCTCGCTCTTACGTTGAAAGCTTGATCGATATACATCGAGCCTACATCAATACTAATCATCCTAATTTCTTGAGCGCCACTGAAGCAATGGATGATATTATGAAGGCACGTAAAAAACGGAATCGAGAATTATCGAAGAGTAGATTGTCTCAACAGGAGAACGGCCACTCCAACAATGCTAACGGTACTCCATCTATTTCTTCCAACGTAGATCAAGATTCTGTCAAAAACAGTGACTACGAAGACGATGGCATCGACGCTGAATCGAAGCAAACGAAGGATAAGTTCTTGAATTACTTTTTTGGAAAGGATAAAAAAGGTCAACCTGTGTTTGATGCATCGGGTAAGAAAAGGACCATTTCGGGTGAAGGAAATGTTGAAGACTTCAGGAACTTACAAATAtctgatttttcattagaTGATATGAATGACCTTGAAAATGCTGAACCTCCACTGACCGAGAGAGAAGAATTAGAATGCGAATTAATCAAACGTCTGATTGTTTCATACTTTGACATTATAAGAGAAATGATCGAAGACCAAGTACCAAAAGCAGTTATGTGCTTACTTGTAAATTTCTGTAAAGATTCTGTCCAAAATAGGTTGGTGACCAAACTTTACAAAGAATCGCTGTTTGAAGAACTGCTAGTTGAGGACCAAACTTTAGCTCAAGATAGGGAACTCTGTGTGAAATCTCTAGGAGTTTATAAAAAGGCTGCAACTCTTATTAGTAATATTCTGTAA
- the CMS1 gene encoding Cms1p (similar to Saccharomyces cerevisiae CMS1 (YLR003C); ancestral locus Anc_5.228), giving the protein MSNPDDLDDGLAYDFDSEHEGVVDADDNVNSSLSPGLKKRPMEDDDNDADEKREERSLEDESGRPISKRQKKLQKKSKLIEKKKEESRYTVSQRKSIPTSSPEKVMEYLTTLIREKNPDLSALELEELYFKKKDFLSTEQFDAERKLINFPAFMQKFSVAPKKIVLSMSNIRVADVYRSLNGGRNCVKLFSKNKLKDDIATVERLLDDGSKKSKNKTDSFYFVATPTRMQKIIETTDLLFQGKEKLDILLDASYLDAKDNTILSFENSDVLCQVLKIFLNKKSSVKILLY; this is encoded by the coding sequence ATGTCTAACCCAGATGATTTAGATGACGGACTTGCCTATGATTTTGATTCCGAACATGAAGGAGTCGTCGACGCTGATGATAATGTTAACAGTTCCTTGAGCCCAGGGTTAAAAAAGAGACCCAtggaagatgatgataatgatgcagatgaaaaaagagaagagagAAGTTTAGAAGACGAATCTGGAAGACCAATATCCAAAAGGCAGAAGAAGCtacagaaaaaatcaaagctcattgagaaaaagaaagaggaaagtCGGTACACTGTGTCGCAACGAAAATCGATTCCTACAAGTTCCCCCGAAAAGGTTATGGAATATCTAACAACTTTGATacgtgaaaaaaatcctgATTTGAGTGCTCTAGAATTAGAGGAATTatactttaaaaaaaaagatttccTTTCGACGGAACAGTTTGACGCTGAACGTAAATTAATCAATTTTCCAGCGTTTATGCAAAAGTTCTCTGTAGCACCGAAAAAGATAGTACTTTCTATGTCTAATATCAGAGTAGCCGATGTTTATCGTAGTTTAAACGGCGGCAGGAATTGTGTTAAATTGTTCTCtaaaaacaaattgaaGGATGACATAGCCACTGTGGAACGTTTACTTGATGAtggttcaaaaaaatccaaaaataaaacggATTCCTTTTATTTCGTTGCCACGCCAACAAGAATGCAAAAAATCATAGAGACGACCGATTTATTATTTCAGggtaaagaaaagttgGACATCCTTCTTGACGCAAGCTACTTAGACGCTAAGGATAACACTATATtatcatttgaaaattcaGACGTTCTCTGTCaagttttgaagattttcttaaataaaaaaagctCCGTGAAAATATTACTATACTAA
- the NOC3 gene encoding Noc3p (similar to Saccharomyces cerevisiae NOC3 (YLR002C); ancestral locus Anc_5.222), translating into MAKRNRSQFRIQERTAKKRKQEDSLLEGSAFQNVPEDSMNSTKNTSWDEEEQDYERVPRKNHSDTSDLVEGLPIKINGKVERNLHKAQEKPRKNEEEEEDFSDSSEDNNSADEGQEEPKEEEPDTEEKIIQLKEDIADLVTKVMEEPEENTAALARLCKMVESKNPNTCKFSMLALVPVLKSIIPGYRIRPLTETEKKEKVSKEVSKLRNFEQTLVYNYKNYVKKLQGLSKTPSNAAPIQVSLGILAAQAAKELISTASHFNFRTDIFTLLLRRICKPKISTDPTSIQIIKTFETLLNEDEEGSISFEILSIFNKILKTRNFNVEESVLNMLLSLDVLHDYDPNTKADEYARAPKLKKKDRVHLSKKQKKVRKEVQQIEEEMRTAEQAVSAEEREKNQSEILKIVFTIYLNILKNNAKALIGSVLEGLTKFGNMANFDLLGDFLEVMKELISDTEFDNLSSDEVRKALLCIVSAFSLISNTQYMKVNMDLSKFVDGLYALLPYVCLDADIELSYRSLRLADPLNNEITKPSVNVSTKAELLLKALDHIFFRSKSGTKERATAFTKRLYMCISHTPEKTSIAILKFIDKLVNRYPEISGLYSSEDIIGNGHFIMEADNPSRSNAEAATLWDNALLEKHYCPIVVKGLRALSTRSKEYSK; encoded by the coding sequence ATGGCTAAAAGAAATAGATCTCAATTTCgcattcaagaaagaactgcaaaaaaaagaaagcaggAGGATTCCTTGCTAGAAGGTAGtgcttttcaaaatgtgCCAGAAGATAGCATGAATAGcacaaaaaatacatcctgggatgaagaagaacaggaCTATGAAAGGGTTCCGAGGAAGAATCACTCCGATACATCGGACCTTGTAGAGGGATTACCTATTAAAATTAATggaaaagttgaaagaaatcTACACAAGGCTCAAGAAAAGCCCAGgaaaaacgaagaagaagaagaagacttCAGTGACTCCTCAGAAGACAATAATTCAGCGGATGAAGGACAAGAAGAGccaaaagaggaagagcctgatacagaagaaaaaattatacaGTTGAAAGAAGACATTGCCGATTTGGTCACTAAAGTTATGGAGGAACCTGAGGAAAATACAGCTGCGTTAGCACGTCTATGTAAAATGGTAGAATCCAAGAATCCTAATACCTGTAAATTTTCTATGTTGGCTCTAGTCCctgttttgaaaagtattATACCAGGTTATAGAATTCGACCACTAACTGAAaccgaaaaaaaagaaaaagtctCAAAAGAAGTTTCTAAACTGAGAAACTTTGAGCAAACTCTAGTCTATAACTACAAAAATTATGTTAAAAAATTGCAGGgcctttcaaaaactccCAGTAACGCCGCCCCTATACAGGTCTCGTTAGGTATCTTGGCTGCACAAGCCGCCAAAGAATTGATCTCAACTGCATCCCATTTCAACTTTAGAACAGACATCTTTACTTTGCTGTTGCGTAGAATTTGTAagccaaaaatttcaacagATCCTACTTCTATTCAAATAATCAAGACATTTGAGACTTTATTGAATGAGGACGAAGAGGGTTCAATCTCATTCGAGATACTTagtattttcaataaaatactGAAGACAAGAAACTTCAACGTCGAAGAGTCGGTTTTAAATATGCTATTATCGTTAGATGTTTTGCATGACTATGACCCTAATACTAAAGCAGATGAATACGCTAGAGCTCCTAAactaaagaagaaagatcGAGTTCATCTTTctaaaaaacaaaaaaaggtcAGAAAAGAGGTGCAGCAAATCGAGGAGGAAATGCGTACAGCTGAACAAGCTGTTTCTGCAGAAGAGAGGGAGAAAAATCAGTCTGAAATTCTAAAAATTGTTTTCACTATATATTTgaatatcttgaaaaacaatGCCAAAGCGCTCATCGGGTCAGTTTTGGAAGGTCTAACAAAGTTCGGTAATATGGCCAATTTTGATCTACTAGGGGACTTCCTCGAAGTAATGAAAGAATTAATTAGTGACACTGAGTTCGATAACCTTTCTTCTGACGAAGTTCGTAAAGCTTTGCTTTGTATCGTTAGCGCATTCTCGCTTATTTCGAACACACAATATATGAAAGTTAACATGGACTTGTCCAAATTCGTGGATGGGCTCTATGCGCTGTTACCATATGTTTGTCTTGATGCAGACATTGAGCTTTCTTACAGATCGCTGAGATTAGCCGATCCTCTCAATAACGAAATAACGAAACCATCAGTTAACGTTTCTACCAAGGCAGAACTCTTGTTAAAGGCGCTAGACCatatattttttcgttCCAAATCGGGGACTAAGGAAAGGGCTACGGCATTCACCAAAAGGTTATACATGTGCATCAGTCATACCCCAGAGAAAACAAGTATTGCCATTCTAAAGTTTATTGATAAATTGGTAAACAGATATCCTGAAATTTCGGGCCTTTATTCCTCTGAAGACATAATAGGCAATGGTCATTTCATAATGGAAGCCGATAATCCTTCAAGGAGTAACGCGGAGGCGGCAACACTATGGGATAATGCTCTTCTTGAGAAGCATTATTGCCCTATAGTAGTAAAGGGACTACGAGCTCTATCAACTAGGTCGAAAGAGTATTCTAAGTAG